One part of the Mustela erminea isolate mMusErm1 chromosome 11, mMusErm1.Pri, whole genome shotgun sequence genome encodes these proteins:
- the LOC116569621 gene encoding barrier-to-autointegration factor-like, producing MTTSQKHRDFVAEPMGEKPVGSLAGIGEVLGKKLEERGFDKAYVVLGQFLVLKKDEDLFWEWLKDTCGANAKQSQDCFGCLQEWCDAFL from the coding sequence ATGACAACCTCCCAAAAGCACCGAGACTTCGTGGCAGAGCCCATGGGGGAAAagccagtggggagcctggccgGGATTGGTGAAGTCTTGGGCAAGAAGCTGGAGGAAAGGGGCTTTGACAAGGCCTATGTGGTCCTTGGCCAGTTTCTGGTGCTAAAGAAAGATGAAGATCTCTTCTGGGAATGGCTGAAGGACACATGTGGTGCCAATGCCAAGCAGTCCCAGGACTGCTTTGGGTGCCTTCAAGAGTGGTGCGACGCCTTTTTGTGA